A single genomic interval of Eurosta solidaginis isolate ZX-2024a chromosome 3, ASM4086904v1, whole genome shotgun sequence harbors:
- the unc-104 gene encoding kinesin-like protein unc-104 isoform X9 translates to MSSVKVAVRVRPFNSREIGRESKCIIEMAGATTAITNPKVPPNSSEAIKRFNFDYSYWSHDPRDPEFSTQEMVYKDIGEEMLQHSFDGYNVCIFAYGQTGAGKSYTMMGKQEEHQEGIIPMICKDLFNRIHDTESNELKYSVEVSYMEIYCERVRDLLNPKNKGNLRVREHPLLGPYVEDLSKLAVTDYQDIHDLIDEGNKARTVAATNMNETSSRSHAVFTIFFTQRRHDNMTDLTTEKVSKISLVDLAGSERADSTGAKGTRLKEGANINKSLTTLGKVISALAEIASKTKKSKKADFIPYRDSVLTWLLRENLGGNSKTAMIAAISPADINYDETLSTLRYADRAKQIVCKAIVNEDANAKLIRELKEEIQKLRDLLKAEGIEVQEGPDGKVVCEKRDSNKDEMTKSGSGPLKSPTKSRNRNGSTTEMAVDQLQASEKLIAELNETWEEKLKRTEEIRVQREAIFAEMGVAVKEDGDTVGVFSPKKTPHLVNLNEDPNLSECLLYYIKDGITRLGTHEANVPQDIQLSGSHILKEHCTFENRNSSVTLIPHKDALVYLNGRKLVEPEVLKTGSRVILGKNHVFRFTNPEQVRELREKITENADNENEIEKCDTQQVDWNFAQCELLEKQGIDLKAEMQKRLDNLEEQYKREKQQADQQFEEQRKNYEARIDALQKQVEEQSMTMSMYSSYSPEDFHQEEDLYTNPLYESCWTAREAGLAAWSFRKWRYHQFTSLRDDLWGNAIFLKEANAISVELKKKVQFQFTLLTDTLYSPLPPELASVVSPLQNEDEFGAPPVSKTIVAVEVTDTKNGATHYWSLEKLRQRLELMREMYHNEAELSPTSPDYNVESLTGGDPFYDRFPWFRMVGRSFIYLSNLLYPVPLVHKVAIVNERGDVRGYLRIAVQPVMDEESIDFNNGVKQSARLVFNEDDAKPKYRALNEKDDVQRYIDNGGLDTKLEELEDADSGRGIDSNSASECQEGNEEPGEHLEIGKEFTFRVTVLQATGIGAEYADIFCQFNFLHRHEEAFSTEPVKNSASGSPLGFYHVQNITVPVTKSFIEYLKTQPIMFKIFGHYQTHPLHKDAKQDFVSRPPPRRMLPPSIPISQPVRSPKFGPLPCPSTSTVLAKHDVLVWFEICELAPNGEYVPSVVEHSDDLPCRGLFLLHQGIQRRIRITIVHEPTAEVKWRDIRELVVGRIRNTPESSDDLDEDSCVLSLGLFPGESVEVPGDDRSFYRFEAAWDSSLHNSTLLNRVTQAGETIYITLSAYLELDNCARPAIITKDLSMVIYGRDARTGPRSLKHLFSGQYRNPEANRLSGVYELSLRRASEAGSPGVQRRQRRVLDTSSTYVRGEENLSGWRPHGDSLIFDHQWELEKLTRLEEVGRIRHLLLLRERLGMDTNPNPTTKTEKDVCNLAARAATSPVHMVIPPSPQTPVKDPQHIVPEREYNQREQELMLKCLKLVQGTYNKSTDRTSEPAPQSDVSPSDEGCADMTVSCLSSNSLELCSPDRADAPNGWEAPAPATQPALPLRLYVPELEEIRVSAVVARKGLLNVLEHGGSGWKKRWVIVRRPYVFIYKSEKDPVERAVLNLATAQVECSEDQAAMVKIPNTFSVVTKHRGYLLQTLGDKEVHDWLYAINPLLAGQIKSRLARRTLESASQTASQIQATTASNAQPNNK, encoded by the exons ATGTCGTCCGTTAAGGTGGCGGTTCGAGTGCGACCCTTCAATTCGCGTGAAATAGGTCGGGAGTCAAAATGCATAATCGAAATGGCAGGTGCAACCACCG CCATTACAAATCCCAAAGTACCACCAAACAGCAGCGAAGCCATCAAACGCTTCAACTTCGATTATTCGTATTGGTCGCACGAT CCACGAGATCCCGAGTTCTCTACACAAGAAATGGTCTACAAGGACATTGGTGAGGAGATGTTGCAACATTCTTTCGATGGTTACaatgtttgtatatttgcttATGGCCAAACTGGTGCTGGGAAATCATATACCATGATGGGCAAGCAAGAGGAGCATCAAGAGGGTATTATACCCATGATTTGTAAGGATCTCTTCAATCGTATACATGACACGGAATCAAATGAGCTCAAGTATTCG GTTGAGGTTTCCTACATGGAGATCTACTGCGAACGTGTACGCGATTTATTAAATCCCAAAAACAAAGGTAACTTACGCGTACGTGAGCATCCATTGCTTGGTCCATATGTCGAGGATTTGTCTAAGTTGGCAGTGACTGACTATCAGGATATACACGATTTAATCGATGAAGGCAACAAAGCACG TACCGTTGCTGCTACTAACATGAACGAGACCAGTTCTCGCTCTCATGCAGTTTTCACTATTTTCTTTACACAACGTCGTCACGATAATATGACCGATCTCACCACCGAAAAGGTTTCCAAAATCAGTTTGGTCGATTTGGCTGGTTCGGAACGTGCTGATTCTACGGGCGCTAAGGGTACACGCCTCAAAGAGGGCGCTAATATTAACAAATCCTTGACAACATTGGGAAAAGTCATATCGGCATTGGCTGAAATT GCTTCAAAaactaaaaaatcgaaaaaagccGATTTTATACCTTACCGTGACTCAGTGCTTACTTGGCTATTACGCGAAAATTTGGGTGGCAACTCTAAAACTGCAATGATTGCTGCCATCTCACCGGCTGATATTAACTACGATGAGACATTGAGTACACTGCG CTATGCCGATCGCGCCAAACAGATCGTTTGCAAGGCCATCGTCAACGAAGATGCCAATGCTAAACTCATACGCGAACTCAAAGAAGAGATACAGAAATTGCGTGATCTCTTAAAGGCTGAGGGTATTGAAGTGCAAGAAG GGCCCGATGGTAAAGTGGTTTGTGAGAAGCGCGACTCGAATA AAGACGAAATGACTAAATCGGGCAGTGGCCCCCTAAAATCGCCAACTAAATCACGCAATCGTAACGGTTCAACTACTGAAATGGCTGTAGATCAGCTGCAGGCTAGTGAGAAATTGATTGCAG AACTCAACGAGACTTGGGAGGAAAAACTTAAACGCACTGAAGAGATACGTGTACAACGTGAGGCAATCTTTGCCGAAATGGGTGTAGCTGTTAAGGAGGATGGTGACACTGTTGGCGTATTCTCGCCAAAGAAAACACCACATTTGGTTAACCTAAACGAAGATCCAAATCTATCAGAATGCCTCTTGTATTACATTAAAGATGGCATAACACGCTTGGGCACACATGAAGCCAATGTACCACAGGATATTCAATTATCGGGTTCGCATATTTTGAAAGAGCATTGCACTTTTGAGAATCGCAACAGTAGCGTAACACTCATACCGCACAAAGATGCATTGGTCTATTTGAATGGGCGAAAACTGGTAGAACCAGAAGTCTTGAAGACCGGTTCACGTGTTATTCTCGGTAAAAATCATGTATTTCGTTTTACTAATCCCGAGCAGGTGCGTGAATTGCGTGAAAAGATCACTGAGAATGCAGATAATGAGAACGAGATAGAAAAGTGTGATACACAGCAGGTGGATTGGAATTTTGCGCAATGTGAATTGCTGGAAAAGCAAGGTATCGATTTGAAAGCGGAAATGCAAAAGCGTTTGGATAATTTGGAGGAACAGTATAAGCGTGAAAAGCAGCAAGCCGATCAACAGTTCGAGGAGCAGCGTAAG aaCTATGAAGCGCGCATTGACGCATTGCAAAAACAAGTTGAGGAGCAGTCTATGACCATGTCAATGTATAGCAGCTATTCACCTGAAGACTTTCACCAGGAGGAAGATTTATACA CCAATCCCCTCTATGAATCCTGCTGGACTGCACGCGAGGCCGGTTTGGCTGCTTGGTCATTCCGTAAATGGCGTTACCATCAATTCACTTCGCTGCGCGATGATCTCTGGGGCAATGCTATATTCTTGAAGGAGGCTAATGCCATATCGGTTGAATtgaaaaagaag GTACAATTCCAATTCACACTTCTCACCGACACTCTCTACTCTCCCCTACCACCTGAATTGGCCTCTGTTGTGTCGCCACTACAAAATGAGGATGAATTTGGCGCACCACCAGTTTCGAAAACCATTGTGGCTGTCGAGGTAACCGACACCAAAAACGGTGCCACGCACTATTGGTCATTGGAGAAATTGCG GCAACGCTTAGAGCTTATGCGTGAAATGTATCATAATGAAGCCGAGCTTAGTCCCACCTCACCAGATTACAATGTGGAGAGCCTCACTGGTGGTGATCCGTTTTATGATCGTTTCCCTTGGTTCCGCATGGTTGGGCGTTCATTCATCTATTTGAGTAATTTGCTCTATCCGGTACCTTTGGTGCATAAAGTAGCCATAGTTAATGAGCGCGGCGATGTACGTGGTTACTTGCGGATAGCAGTGCAACCGGTTATG GATGAGGAATCCATTGATTTCAATAATGGTGTCAAACAATCGGCTCGCTTGGTTTTCAATGAAGATGATGCCAAGCCGAAATATCGCGCTCTGAACGAGAAGGATGACGTGCAACGCTACATTGATAATGGTGGTTTGGATACGAAACTGGAAG AACTTGAGGATGCTGACTCAGGACGCGGCATTGATTCAAACTCTGCCTCTGAGTGTCAGGAGGGTAACGAAGAACCGGGCGAACATTTGGAAATCGGCAAAGAATTTACATTCCGTGTTACCGTTTTACAGGCCACAGGCATAGGCGCTGAATACGCTGACATTTTCTGTCAATTCAA CTTCTTACATCGTCATGAGGAGGCTTTTTCCACAGAACCGGTCAAAAATTCAGCGTCTGGTTCACCACTCGGCTTCTATCATGTTCAAAAT ATCACCGTACCCGTAACCAAATCTTTCATAGAGTACTTGAAGACCCAACCGATTATGTTCAAAATCTTTGGTCATTATCAAACGCATCCCCTGCATAAAGATGCTAAACAGGACTTTGTCTCTCGCCCACCACCACGTCGCATGCTTCCACCAAGCATTCCCATTAGTCAACCGGTACGTAGTCCCAAATTTGGGCCGCTGCCTTGCCCATCGACGTCAACAGTTTTGGCCAAGCATGACGTTTTGGTTTGGTTCGAAATATGCGAATTGGCTCCCAATGGCGAATATGTACCATCG GTAGTTGAACATAGCGACGATCTTCCATGCCGTGGTCTATTTCTGCTACATCAAGGCATACAGCGTCGCATACGCATTACTATCGTACACGAACCCACAGCTGAAGTGAAATGGCGCGATATACGCGAACTAGTTGTTGGTCGTATACGCAATACCCCAGAGTCGTCAGATGATTTGGATGAAGATTCTTGTGTATTGTCTTTGGGCTTGTTCCCCGGTGAAAGCGTGGAGGTACCCGGCGATGATCGTTCCTTTTATCGTTTTGAGGCTGCCTGGGACTCGAGCTTACATAATTCAACTCTGTTGAATCGCGTAACACAAGCTGGTGAAACAATTTACATCACATTGAGTGCTTATTTGGAG CTTGACAACTGTGCACGACCAGCTATCATCACCAAAGATCTCAGCATGGTAATTTATGGACGCGATGCACGCACTGGACCACGTTCATTGAAACATCTCTTCTCTGGTCAATATCGCAATCCCGAAGCTAATCGTTTGTCTGGCGTGTATGAATTGTCATTGCGTAGAGCCTCTGAAGCAGGTAGTCCAG GTGTACAACGCCGCCAACGACGCGTTTTAGATACCAGCTCTACTTATGTGCGCGGTGAAGAGAATCTCTCTGGTTGGCGCCCACATGGCGATTCGCTCATTTTCGATCACCAATGGGAATTGGAAAAGTTGACACGCCTCGAAGAGGTGGGACGCATACGTCATTTGTTGTTGCTGCGCGAACGTCTTGGTATGGATACAAATCCCAATCCAACCACGAAAACCGAGAAAGATGTATGCAATTTGGCAGCACGCGCAGCTACATCACCGGTACATATGGTAATACCGCCATCACCACAGACGCCTGTCAAGGATCCACAACACATTGTACCGGAGAGGGAATATAATCAGCGTGAGCAAGAGTTGATGCTGAAATGTTTAAAATTAGTGCAGG GCACCTACAACAAATCAACAGATCGCACAAGTGAACCGGCCCCTCAATCCGATGTATCGCCGAGCGATGAGGGTTGTGCTGACATGACCGTAAGCTGTCTCTCCAGCAACTCTCTAGA gttatgtTCACCTGATCGTGCTGATGCACCCAATGGCTGGGAGGCACCAGCACCTGCAACACAACCAGCATTACCGCTTCGTTTATATGTTCCCGAACTAGAAGAGATTAGAGTGAGTGCGGTTGTAGCGCGTAAAGGTTTGCTTAATGTTTTGGAGCATGGTGGTTCCGGTTGGAAGAAACGTTGGGTG ATTGTGCGTCGCCCTTATGTGTTCATCTACAAATCCGAGAAAGATCCAGTGGAGCGCGCAGTATTGAATTTAGCAACAGCTCAGGTAGAATGCAGCGAAGATCAGGCGGCTATGGTTAAGATACCCAATACATTTAG TGTTGTCACTAAGCATCGCGGTTATCTGCTACAGACGTTGGGCGATAAGGAGGTACACGATTGGTTGTACGCCATCAATCCACTATTGGCTGGACAGATAAA GTCAAGACTGGCACGTCGCACATTGGAGTCGGCATCGCAAACAGCATCACAAATCCAAGCCACAACGGCGTCAAATGCACAACCAAACAATAAATGA
- the unc-104 gene encoding kinesin-like protein unc-104 isoform X8, producing the protein MSSVKVAVRVRPFNSREIGRESKCIIEMAGATTAITNPKVPPNSSEAIKRFNFDYSYWSHDPRDPEFSTQEMVYKDIGEEMLQHSFDGYNVCIFAYGQTGAGKSYTMMGKQEEHQEGIIPMICKDLFNRIHDTESNELKYSVEVSYMEIYCERVRDLLNPKNKGNLRVREHPLLGPYVEDLSKLAVTDYQDIHDLIDEGNKARTVAATNMNETSSRSHAVFTIFFTQRRHDNMTDLTTEKVSKISLVDLAGSERADSTGAKGTRLKEGANINKSLTTLGKVISALAEIASKTKKSKKADFIPYRDSVLTWLLRENLGGNSKTAMIAAISPADINYDETLSTLRYADRAKQIVCKAIVNEDANAKLIRELKEEIQKLRDLLKAEGIEVQEGPDGKVVCEKRDSNKDEMTKSGSGPLKSPTKSRNRNGSTTEMAVDQLQASEKLIAELNETWEEKLKRTEEIRVQREAIFAEMGVAVKEDGDTVGVFSPKKTPHLVNLNEDPNLSECLLYYIKDGITRLGTHEANVPQDIQLSGSHILKEHCTFENRNSSVTLIPHKDALVYLNGRKLVEPEVLKTGSRVILGKNHVFRFTNPEQVRELREKITENADNENEIEKCDTQQVDWNFAQCELLEKQGIDLKAEMQKRLDNLEEQYKREKQQADQQFEEQRKNYEARIDALQKQVEEQSMTMSMYSSYSPEDFHQEEDLYTNPLYESCWTAREAGLAAWSFRKWRYHQFTSLRDDLWGNAIFLKEANAISVELKKKVQFQFTLLTDTLYSPLPPELASVVSPLQNEDEFGAPPVSKTIVAVEVTDTKNGATHYWSLEKLRQRLELMREMYHNEAELSPTSPDYNVESLTGGDPFYDRFPWFRMVGRSFIYLSNLLYPVPLVHKVAIVNERGDVRGYLRIAVQPVMDEESIDFNNGVKQSARLVFNEDDAKPKYRALNEKDDVQRYIDNGGLDTKLEELEDADSGRGIDSNSASECQEGNEEPGEHLEIGKEFTFRVTVLQATGIGAEYADIFCQFNFLHRHEEAFSTEPVKNSASGSPLGFYHVQNITVPVTKSFIEYLKTQPIMFKIFGHYQTHPLHKDAKQDFVSRPPPRRMLPPSIPISQPVRSPKFGPLPCPSTSTVLAKHDVLVWFEICELAPNGEYVPSVVEHSDDLPCRGLFLLHQGIQRRIRITIVHEPTAEVKWRDIRELVVGRIRNTPESSDDLDEDSCVLSLGLFPGESVEVPGDDRSFYRFEAAWDSSLHNSTLLNRVTQAGETIYITLSAYLELDNCARPAIITKDLSMVIYGRDARTGPRSLKHLFSGQYRNPEANRLSGVYELSLRRASEAGVQRRQRRVLDTSSTYVRGEENLSGWRPHGDSLIFDHQWELEKLTRLEEVGRIRHLLLLRERLGMDTNPNPTTKTEKDVCNLAARAATSPVHMVIPPSPQTPVKDPQHIVPEREYNQREQELMLKCLKLVQGTYNKSTDRTSEPAPQSDVSPSDEGCADMTVSCLSSNSLEITPKIRRRLCSPDRADAPNGWEAPAPATQPALPLRLYVPELEEIRVSAVVARKGLLNVLEHGGSGWKKRWVIVRRPYVFIYKSEKDPVERAVLNLATAQVECSEDQAAMVKIPNTFSVVTKHRGYLLQTLGDKEVHDWLYAINPLLAGQIKSRLARRTLESASQTASQIQATTASNAQPNNK; encoded by the exons ATGTCGTCCGTTAAGGTGGCGGTTCGAGTGCGACCCTTCAATTCGCGTGAAATAGGTCGGGAGTCAAAATGCATAATCGAAATGGCAGGTGCAACCACCG CCATTACAAATCCCAAAGTACCACCAAACAGCAGCGAAGCCATCAAACGCTTCAACTTCGATTATTCGTATTGGTCGCACGAT CCACGAGATCCCGAGTTCTCTACACAAGAAATGGTCTACAAGGACATTGGTGAGGAGATGTTGCAACATTCTTTCGATGGTTACaatgtttgtatatttgcttATGGCCAAACTGGTGCTGGGAAATCATATACCATGATGGGCAAGCAAGAGGAGCATCAAGAGGGTATTATACCCATGATTTGTAAGGATCTCTTCAATCGTATACATGACACGGAATCAAATGAGCTCAAGTATTCG GTTGAGGTTTCCTACATGGAGATCTACTGCGAACGTGTACGCGATTTATTAAATCCCAAAAACAAAGGTAACTTACGCGTACGTGAGCATCCATTGCTTGGTCCATATGTCGAGGATTTGTCTAAGTTGGCAGTGACTGACTATCAGGATATACACGATTTAATCGATGAAGGCAACAAAGCACG TACCGTTGCTGCTACTAACATGAACGAGACCAGTTCTCGCTCTCATGCAGTTTTCACTATTTTCTTTACACAACGTCGTCACGATAATATGACCGATCTCACCACCGAAAAGGTTTCCAAAATCAGTTTGGTCGATTTGGCTGGTTCGGAACGTGCTGATTCTACGGGCGCTAAGGGTACACGCCTCAAAGAGGGCGCTAATATTAACAAATCCTTGACAACATTGGGAAAAGTCATATCGGCATTGGCTGAAATT GCTTCAAAaactaaaaaatcgaaaaaagccGATTTTATACCTTACCGTGACTCAGTGCTTACTTGGCTATTACGCGAAAATTTGGGTGGCAACTCTAAAACTGCAATGATTGCTGCCATCTCACCGGCTGATATTAACTACGATGAGACATTGAGTACACTGCG CTATGCCGATCGCGCCAAACAGATCGTTTGCAAGGCCATCGTCAACGAAGATGCCAATGCTAAACTCATACGCGAACTCAAAGAAGAGATACAGAAATTGCGTGATCTCTTAAAGGCTGAGGGTATTGAAGTGCAAGAAG GGCCCGATGGTAAAGTGGTTTGTGAGAAGCGCGACTCGAATA AAGACGAAATGACTAAATCGGGCAGTGGCCCCCTAAAATCGCCAACTAAATCACGCAATCGTAACGGTTCAACTACTGAAATGGCTGTAGATCAGCTGCAGGCTAGTGAGAAATTGATTGCAG AACTCAACGAGACTTGGGAGGAAAAACTTAAACGCACTGAAGAGATACGTGTACAACGTGAGGCAATCTTTGCCGAAATGGGTGTAGCTGTTAAGGAGGATGGTGACACTGTTGGCGTATTCTCGCCAAAGAAAACACCACATTTGGTTAACCTAAACGAAGATCCAAATCTATCAGAATGCCTCTTGTATTACATTAAAGATGGCATAACACGCTTGGGCACACATGAAGCCAATGTACCACAGGATATTCAATTATCGGGTTCGCATATTTTGAAAGAGCATTGCACTTTTGAGAATCGCAACAGTAGCGTAACACTCATACCGCACAAAGATGCATTGGTCTATTTGAATGGGCGAAAACTGGTAGAACCAGAAGTCTTGAAGACCGGTTCACGTGTTATTCTCGGTAAAAATCATGTATTTCGTTTTACTAATCCCGAGCAGGTGCGTGAATTGCGTGAAAAGATCACTGAGAATGCAGATAATGAGAACGAGATAGAAAAGTGTGATACACAGCAGGTGGATTGGAATTTTGCGCAATGTGAATTGCTGGAAAAGCAAGGTATCGATTTGAAAGCGGAAATGCAAAAGCGTTTGGATAATTTGGAGGAACAGTATAAGCGTGAAAAGCAGCAAGCCGATCAACAGTTCGAGGAGCAGCGTAAG aaCTATGAAGCGCGCATTGACGCATTGCAAAAACAAGTTGAGGAGCAGTCTATGACCATGTCAATGTATAGCAGCTATTCACCTGAAGACTTTCACCAGGAGGAAGATTTATACA CCAATCCCCTCTATGAATCCTGCTGGACTGCACGCGAGGCCGGTTTGGCTGCTTGGTCATTCCGTAAATGGCGTTACCATCAATTCACTTCGCTGCGCGATGATCTCTGGGGCAATGCTATATTCTTGAAGGAGGCTAATGCCATATCGGTTGAATtgaaaaagaag GTACAATTCCAATTCACACTTCTCACCGACACTCTCTACTCTCCCCTACCACCTGAATTGGCCTCTGTTGTGTCGCCACTACAAAATGAGGATGAATTTGGCGCACCACCAGTTTCGAAAACCATTGTGGCTGTCGAGGTAACCGACACCAAAAACGGTGCCACGCACTATTGGTCATTGGAGAAATTGCG GCAACGCTTAGAGCTTATGCGTGAAATGTATCATAATGAAGCCGAGCTTAGTCCCACCTCACCAGATTACAATGTGGAGAGCCTCACTGGTGGTGATCCGTTTTATGATCGTTTCCCTTGGTTCCGCATGGTTGGGCGTTCATTCATCTATTTGAGTAATTTGCTCTATCCGGTACCTTTGGTGCATAAAGTAGCCATAGTTAATGAGCGCGGCGATGTACGTGGTTACTTGCGGATAGCAGTGCAACCGGTTATG GATGAGGAATCCATTGATTTCAATAATGGTGTCAAACAATCGGCTCGCTTGGTTTTCAATGAAGATGATGCCAAGCCGAAATATCGCGCTCTGAACGAGAAGGATGACGTGCAACGCTACATTGATAATGGTGGTTTGGATACGAAACTGGAAG AACTTGAGGATGCTGACTCAGGACGCGGCATTGATTCAAACTCTGCCTCTGAGTGTCAGGAGGGTAACGAAGAACCGGGCGAACATTTGGAAATCGGCAAAGAATTTACATTCCGTGTTACCGTTTTACAGGCCACAGGCATAGGCGCTGAATACGCTGACATTTTCTGTCAATTCAA CTTCTTACATCGTCATGAGGAGGCTTTTTCCACAGAACCGGTCAAAAATTCAGCGTCTGGTTCACCACTCGGCTTCTATCATGTTCAAAAT ATCACCGTACCCGTAACCAAATCTTTCATAGAGTACTTGAAGACCCAACCGATTATGTTCAAAATCTTTGGTCATTATCAAACGCATCCCCTGCATAAAGATGCTAAACAGGACTTTGTCTCTCGCCCACCACCACGTCGCATGCTTCCACCAAGCATTCCCATTAGTCAACCGGTACGTAGTCCCAAATTTGGGCCGCTGCCTTGCCCATCGACGTCAACAGTTTTGGCCAAGCATGACGTTTTGGTTTGGTTCGAAATATGCGAATTGGCTCCCAATGGCGAATATGTACCATCG GTAGTTGAACATAGCGACGATCTTCCATGCCGTGGTCTATTTCTGCTACATCAAGGCATACAGCGTCGCATACGCATTACTATCGTACACGAACCCACAGCTGAAGTGAAATGGCGCGATATACGCGAACTAGTTGTTGGTCGTATACGCAATACCCCAGAGTCGTCAGATGATTTGGATGAAGATTCTTGTGTATTGTCTTTGGGCTTGTTCCCCGGTGAAAGCGTGGAGGTACCCGGCGATGATCGTTCCTTTTATCGTTTTGAGGCTGCCTGGGACTCGAGCTTACATAATTCAACTCTGTTGAATCGCGTAACACAAGCTGGTGAAACAATTTACATCACATTGAGTGCTTATTTGGAG CTTGACAACTGTGCACGACCAGCTATCATCACCAAAGATCTCAGCATGGTAATTTATGGACGCGATGCACGCACTGGACCACGTTCATTGAAACATCTCTTCTCTGGTCAATATCGCAATCCCGAAGCTAATCGTTTGTCTGGCGTGTATGAATTGTCATTGCGTAGAGCCTCTGAAGCAG GTGTACAACGCCGCCAACGACGCGTTTTAGATACCAGCTCTACTTATGTGCGCGGTGAAGAGAATCTCTCTGGTTGGCGCCCACATGGCGATTCGCTCATTTTCGATCACCAATGGGAATTGGAAAAGTTGACACGCCTCGAAGAGGTGGGACGCATACGTCATTTGTTGTTGCTGCGCGAACGTCTTGGTATGGATACAAATCCCAATCCAACCACGAAAACCGAGAAAGATGTATGCAATTTGGCAGCACGCGCAGCTACATCACCGGTACATATGGTAATACCGCCATCACCACAGACGCCTGTCAAGGATCCACAACACATTGTACCGGAGAGGGAATATAATCAGCGTGAGCAAGAGTTGATGCTGAAATGTTTAAAATTAGTGCAGG GCACCTACAACAAATCAACAGATCGCACAAGTGAACCGGCCCCTCAATCCGATGTATCGCCGAGCGATGAGGGTTGTGCTGACATGACCGTAAGCTGTCTCTCCAGCAACTCTCTAGA AATAACACCAAAAATTAGACGAAG gttatgtTCACCTGATCGTGCTGATGCACCCAATGGCTGGGAGGCACCAGCACCTGCAACACAACCAGCATTACCGCTTCGTTTATATGTTCCCGAACTAGAAGAGATTAGAGTGAGTGCGGTTGTAGCGCGTAAAGGTTTGCTTAATGTTTTGGAGCATGGTGGTTCCGGTTGGAAGAAACGTTGGGTG ATTGTGCGTCGCCCTTATGTGTTCATCTACAAATCCGAGAAAGATCCAGTGGAGCGCGCAGTATTGAATTTAGCAACAGCTCAGGTAGAATGCAGCGAAGATCAGGCGGCTATGGTTAAGATACCCAATACATTTAG TGTTGTCACTAAGCATCGCGGTTATCTGCTACAGACGTTGGGCGATAAGGAGGTACACGATTGGTTGTACGCCATCAATCCACTATTGGCTGGACAGATAAA GTCAAGACTGGCACGTCGCACATTGGAGTCGGCATCGCAAACAGCATCACAAATCCAAGCCACAACGGCGTCAAATGCACAACCAAACAATAAATGA